The genomic segment AGCACGCCGGCGAGCTGTTCGACCGTATTGCCCGATTTCGGCGTGGCGAGCAGCACCACATCGCCGACGCCGATGCGGTAGGGTTCGGGTTGCCGCGGCGGCGGCAGCAGCGTTTCGACCGAGGCCGGGCGCGACTGGCGCTCATAGACGGCGGCGGGCGGCGCGGAGGTCAGCCCCCCCGTGGTGCCCGCGGTTTGCGAGAAGGCGGCGGGCAGGCTGCGCGGCGTATAGGGGTCGTGATTGGCCGTCAGCACCGATTCGGGCGTGATCGGCAGCACCCGCACCTTGCCTTGGTCGGTCACCCCGGGGCTGACCCCGGTGCCGTGGTAAATCACACCGCAGCCCGCGAGGGTAGTTGCCAGCAGACCAGCCAGGATCAAACGCGCCTTCATGTTCTCACTCTCTCTTCTGCCCGTTCAGCGCAGGGCCTTGCGCATCGAAATCTTGCCGTTGGACGGCCCGGCCCATTGGCCAGACTGGATGATCTCGCGGCTGCGCGGCTCAAGCCAGTAATAATTGACGAAATCCATCCCATTGCCGCGGCAGTCTTCGACGACGGTGCGGGTTTGCACCTGAATCGGGCCGAGATCGACGAGATCGGCGCGGTTGGGCGCGATCTGGCAGCGGAAGGCGAGGCGGCGGGCCTGATCCTCGCCGTCGATCACGGTCATGATCCGCGTCGCGACGCCGGTGCCCAAGGCCCGGATCAGCGCGGCGCTTTCGCCCGCATCGGCGGCCAGGACATCGCCGGTGAGCCCGCGGGTGCCGACCAGCAGGCCGTCGCGGAACATCATCTGGCTGCCATCGAGGGTGATCCAGGTGCTCACCCCGTCTTGCGAGACGCTCTGGCGCAAGAAGGCGGCGGCGCGGTCCGGGGTCTTGTCGAGCGCGGCGATCATCACCGGCGCGCCGGCGCGGTCGGCGGCGGCGAAGGCCGGCACGGGGGCGGCCTCGGCGCGGCTGAAGCGGCGCGCGGCCTGTTCGATCGCGGGCGAGAGCAGGGTGATCTCGGTATTGGCGCAGCCCGTCAGGCCGATCAGGGCGGCCAGCAGCGGGGCGAGAATCACGGGCAGGGCGCGGGTCATGCTCATCTCCAGAACTTGCCCCAGCGATCCTCGAGCTCGGTCGTGCGGTCGGCGCGGACCTGCGCGTAGAGCCGGTTGGCGATCGCCAGACGTGCGCCGCCATCGCGTTGCACCGGGCGGATCGTCTGGCCGAGGCCGCCCTGCGCGGGTTGGCCGGTCAGCCAGTCGGTCGGGATCGAGAAGCGGATGCCCTTGTCGAAGGAGCCTTCACCGAAATCGTCGAAGGGGACATCGGTGAGGGTGAAGAACGCCCCGACCTTGAAGCCGTTGTCGAATTCGCGGTCGAGCGAGAAGGTCGCGCCCCAGTCGCGGGCGAGGTAGCGCCCGACATCGAGCTGGCCCAGATAGCCGCCGCCGAAATCGTAATAGGCCGACAGATGCCCGGTCGCGACGCGGTAATCTTGCAGCCCGAAGCGCTGGTCGAAATCGCGCTGCGCGACATAGTTGATCTCGCCGCCGAGCGCGAGGCGGCTGTTGACCGGCGCCCAGAGCAGCTCGGCCGAAACCCCGGCATACATCTGCTCGAGATAGCCCGCCGAGAGCCGGCCGAAGAGATCGGGCCCGGGCCGGAACAGGTAATCCGCGGTGAGCCGGTTGATCAGCAGCCCGTCGGCCTTGTCATAGAGCGCCTGGTCGGAGCGGACATGGGGCAGGATCGAATTCGACGGGCGGGTGCTTTCGGAGAGCGTGCCGACGAGGGGCACGCGCAGGGTGCTCGAGACCGAGACCCCCGGCGCGATCCGGCTGGTGGTCTCGAACTCGGCGCCAAGCTGATAGCGCAGCGGCGCATCCGGGTCGAAGATGCCAAGCGCGTAATAGGGGCCAAGCCGGCCCTCGAGGCGCGGATAGACGCCCGGATCGGGCGGCAGGCGGCTCGGCGCATCGGAGATCTGGGCGCGGGCGAAGCTCTTCCAGCTGCCGTCCTCGGCATGTTCGAGCGCCTCGAGATCGCTGCGGCGCAGGCTCACGCGGGTTTGCGGCACGCCGCCGCGCGCCAGCACGATCTCGAACCGGTCGATCTCGGGCGGCAGGCTGTTGGCCATGGCCCGCGCGGCGCGGCCGAGCGCCTGGGCCGAGGCCGGATAGCGGCGGTTGTCGAGCACGATCTCGGCCGCGGCGCCGGTCTGGCGATAGCTTTCGAGCGTCAGCCCCTGCCGGCGCAGCGCCTGATCGAGGCGCGCGCGGTTGGCGGTGCCATCGGCCTCGTCCCAGCCGAGCCCGGCCAGCTCGACGCGCGGGCGCAGCGGCTCGTAGCCCTTTTCCGCCCCGCCCGGGAAGCTCGGCGCGCGCGGGTCGATGACATAGGTGAGCTTGGCGCCGATCTGCGCGCCGCCGATGGTGAACAGCCCCATCCGCAGGTTGCGCGAGGCCTGATACTCCACCCCGAGGTTGATCGGCGTCTTGTGCTCGAAGCCCATGCGCCGCACTTCGGTGGCGTAATCATCGGAGGAATATTCCGCGATCAGCCGGGTGCGGTCATTGAGCTGATATTCGATGCCGCCAAAGAGCGCCGCATCGCCGCGGAAGAACTGCTTGAGGTTGACCCGGCCGGTCTGGGTGATGTTGGTGATCCCGCCGGGGCGGGTCTTGAAACGGTCCGAGATCGCGCCGAGCGGGTTGGAAAACCCGCCGTAGCTGGCCAGCCGCCCCCAGCCCATGCCGCCCGTCACCGTCCATTTCGGGCCGAAATGTTTCGAGGCGACGACATATTCCGAGCTGAACAGCCCGGTGCCGCCGAAATCGCGCAGGCCAAGGGCGAGGGCGGGCCAATATTGCCCCTCGTCGCGCAGCTGCACATGCAGATCGAAGCTGCGGTCGTAGCGGTTCGGGTTGCCCCTGTCGCCGAAGTTCTCGAGGATGCTGTAGCGAAACACGCCCGAGATCCGCGGGGTGATCTGGAACGCGGTCGAATTGCGGTAATGCTCGGGCAGGGCGCTGAGCGTGTCGATCAGCAGCCCGTCCTTGACCGGCGTGGCGCTCGGCATGTCGATCAGCCCGGGGGTGCCGTAGCTCGACAGCCCGTCGGCCCGGGCGGGCAGGCCAGCCCAGCCGAGCGCGGCACACAGCAAGAGCGGGATCGCGGTGGAGGTAAGGGCGTTCGTCATCTGGTCTCGGGCACGGCGGGATCTGTCGTTAGAACTGCGGGATCCGGGTCTGCTTGGCCAGATACTATTTCCGCGAGCGTCCTGGGGCGAGGATTTGGAGCGCGCGTGCGGCATCTGTGCAACGCGCGCCCGGCGGCGCGGCCGCCGGGGGGCGCTCAGGCGCCGGTGCGGCGGAACACGACGCTGACCGTTTTCACCAGCAACTCGAGATCGGCGCGCAGCCCGAGATCCTTCAGATAGGTCTCGTCATAGCCCACACGCGCCACGAAGGTGGTCGCGGAGCGGCCATAGACCTGCCAGGGCCCGGTGATGCCGGGGCGCAGATCGTAATAGGCGCGGCCATGGGCGGCGTCATAGAGCGCTTTTTGCGAGGGCAGGAACGGGCGCGGGCCGACGAAGCTCATGTCGCCGAGCAGGACGTTGAAGATCTGTGGCAGCTCGTCGAGGCTGCTGGCGCGCAGGAACCGCCCGACGCGCGAGATCCGCGGATCGTTCGAGAGCTTCTGGTAGGTTTCCCATTCCGCCGCCACCGCGGGGTTGTCGCGGCACATCTGTTCGAGCACCGCCTCGGCGTTCTCGATCATCGTGCGGAATTTGTAGCAGTTGAACACCCGCCCGTCGCGGCCGACACGGGGCTGGATGAAGAACGCCCGGCCGCCGTCGCGGCGCACCAGAACCGTCAGCAGCGCGATCACCGGGATCAGCACCGGCAGCATCAGCACCGCGAGGACGAGGTCGAGAAGGCGTTTGCCGAATCGGTTGTAGAGGCTGTCGGCCGGGGCTTTGAAGCGCACCGCGGCGAGCGGGGCATGCGCA from the Rhodobacter xanthinilyticus genome contains:
- a CDS encoding YjbF family lipoprotein produces the protein MTRALPVILAPLLAALIGLTGCANTEITLLSPAIEQAARRFSRAEAAPVPAFAAADRAGAPVMIAALDKTPDRAAAFLRQSVSQDGVSTWITLDGSQMMFRDGLLVGTRGLTGDVLAADAGESAALIRALGTGVATRIMTVIDGEDQARRLAFRCQIAPNRADLVDLGPIQVQTRTVVEDCRGNGMDFVNYYWLEPRSREIIQSGQWAGPSNGKISMRKALR
- a CDS encoding YjbH domain-containing protein; amino-acid sequence: MTNALTSTAIPLLLCAALGWAGLPARADGLSSYGTPGLIDMPSATPVKDGLLIDTLSALPEHYRNSTAFQITPRISGVFRYSILENFGDRGNPNRYDRSFDLHVQLRDEGQYWPALALGLRDFGGTGLFSSEYVVASKHFGPKWTVTGGMGWGRLASYGGFSNPLGAISDRFKTRPGGITNITQTGRVNLKQFFRGDAALFGGIEYQLNDRTRLIAEYSSDDYATEVRRMGFEHKTPINLGVEYQASRNLRMGLFTIGGAQIGAKLTYVIDPRAPSFPGGAEKGYEPLRPRVELAGLGWDEADGTANRARLDQALRRQGLTLESYRQTGAAAEIVLDNRRYPASAQALGRAARAMANSLPPEIDRFEIVLARGGVPQTRVSLRRSDLEALEHAEDGSWKSFARAQISDAPSRLPPDPGVYPRLEGRLGPYYALGIFDPDAPLRYQLGAEFETTSRIAPGVSVSSTLRVPLVGTLSESTRPSNSILPHVRSDQALYDKADGLLINRLTADYLFRPGPDLFGRLSAGYLEQMYAGVSAELLWAPVNSRLALGGEINYVAQRDFDQRFGLQDYRVATGHLSAYYDFGGGYLGQLDVGRYLARDWGATFSLDREFDNGFKVGAFFTLTDVPFDDFGEGSFDKGIRFSIPTDWLTGQPAQGGLGQTIRPVQRDGGARLAIANRLYAQVRADRTTELEDRWGKFWR
- a CDS encoding sugar transferase encodes the protein MAYRDFSETRVQASGLRDTHLAHAPLAAVRFKAPADSLYNRFGKRLLDLVLAVLMLPVLIPVIALLTVLVRRDGGRAFFIQPRVGRDGRVFNCYKFRTMIENAEAVLEQMCRDNPAVAAEWETYQKLSNDPRISRVGRFLRASSLDELPQIFNVLLGDMSFVGPRPFLPSQKALYDAAHGRAYYDLRPGITGPWQVYGRSATTFVARVGYDETYLKDLGLRADLELLVKTVSVVFRRTGA